The Festucalex cinctus isolate MCC-2025b chromosome 10, RoL_Fcin_1.0, whole genome shotgun sequence region caaaaatttaataaatcccaataatgtaataatttcaccaatatgtaaaaaaaaaaaaaaatcctgacagatactgtagcttttttttttttttttttttttaaacaataatgtATTATGATTACATTATCCGGTCACTAGATTGCACTGCTCTGCTGCAAAGACTTACGGGAtatgatatatttatttatttttattaaataattatttattttatttatttattacattattagtaaaaatatgagatcacataatggatgaatggatggacagtCAGGATTTTataaaattccatccatccatccatcttcttaactgcttgctcttcacaagggtcgcgggcgtgctggcgcctatcccagctggctccgggcagtaggcgggggataccctggactggttgccagccaatcgtagggcacacagagacgaacaaccatccacacacgaGCAcacttgggacaattcggagcacccaatcaacctgccatgcatgtctttggaatgtgggatgagaccggagtacccggagaagacccgcccaggcacggggagaacatgcaaactccacccaggaaggccggagcctggactcaatcttgCGTTTTCAGTAGGcgaacatgctaaccagtcagccactgtgCCGCCCAAAAATTACATTATTGGTGAAATGATTATATTATTGGGTTTTATTAGATTGACTTAAGTGAAAatcttattacattttcaggctATGTTCTCaggaaatgattacattttagcGTGCTACAGGGGTAAGGGTCTGGGGTTAGGGCTCTTATCTTTCCTACTCAAAATTCACTATTGTTacaatttaaaattcaaatgttcaactcattcaattcaccttgCCATTCAATCTATGTCACCCACACAAAAACTCTCCACATTCCCCCTAAATCTACATTTGTGACCCAAAAATCCTACATTCATTTCCAATGGTGCACTCAACAATTCATTCCCATGTTACATCCAAAATGTTCCACTTATTCAGTTAACATTGGGAACATTTTCAACATTCCtacatacaaacatattttCACTCAATGTAATTTCATCTAATTAACTATCATTCAtaactgtcatgtctggggtcacgctagGGTTAAGTTCATGACCTGTGAAATTGGGTTCAcgactgtgaggtcaagtgactgttttgtactgatataaccattatataaccatcatctagtttcaaccagttttaggctatatgatgtcaatctttcatcctttaggtgatgtctggacctttgtgatgtcattctttactcctttacttgctacaaccaatcagatcgattcactgtctgtaggtgcagtctgagaattgtgttttgccggattattactttCTGTTGCTCTGTGCAACTTTCTTTGTTTCTCGaatagtcaagtttgttctacgcctctcaatgtgaatcaatagttaaaaccttatttgtgtctgcactttgggatccaaccttcagcacatgacagaaACATTTCACATCATTCACTGCATGCAATTTAACCACGACCATTCAAGATTATTCTATgttcaatatcattccaaataCCATTCAACACAATTCTATATTTTTCCAACATTCACCTCATTCAATATTATGATTCCacatgtatatgtattttttttttattcagcatTTCAGCACTCCAGAAATTGCTTCATCTAGTTTGAAGGTAATGTTGCCAATTAGAATGACACAGCAGAAAGCAGACCTCAGTAAAATAATTCCACAAATTTGTACACTTTCATCCATAACTTTCTACAGATTCTTGTGTTAGTCCCTGAAAAATTAAAGACATTAAGGATTGTCTTGTCAAAAGAGGAAAATCGGTTCCTTTAATAAAACAGAGTGGGAAGAAAATGCAGATTCATTTGGTATTCAGTTGTATCCTTTTGGATTCATGAacaatgacatttcatggacgAAGAGGAACATAGTGCATTTTGGTGCATCAGGAAAATCCTATAGCATTGAAAACTGTACAAAATCTACACCGACATCCAGATTCTTTCTTGGTACATTACAACAAGTTTCACGaaactttaaaacaaaatacattttgccaATATTCTTGGGGATGAAAACGAAGTCAGATGTAATCATTTCCCCTCTGTGGAAAGAACAATGAATGGAAGTTTATGGAAAGACCATGAGTATGAAAAGGATGACTTCAACCAGACTGAGTGGCTTTACTGTGTTGTTTGTGTCACTAAAACAGGATGAGGAACAACAACCTTCCAAAGTGTGCCATCAATGGCCTGTGAAGATGTGGAGGGATGAGGCAGACACCAACGTTGGCCTATTTCATGGTCTGGGCTGCAGGACTGCCAAGGCCGTGAGTGGCAATGCATCTACTTGAAAGCGACAGAAAAGTCCCCAGGCAAAAGGCACGGAGGGGCGGCAGGCAAGCGGACCCAGGTAACCTACTTGATGGGTGTGACACCTTCACCATCCCGCTGTAGAATGTTGCCGCCGCACGCTTCGCTGCCTCAGTTTACAATAACACAATATAAATTCACTTCTCATCCCGCCTGACGACACGTCCCCAAGAACCTGTCCTCCCCAGCACTGTTGGGATCATAAATCTCCTTGTAGCTGCTCACAGGCCCGCGTTGCCATCACCAAGCGCTTGCCTTTAGGACCCACCTGCCGAGGAGGATAGTGGCCGCGCCACTTGTCGGCGCAGACAGAATTCGGCGGCAGACACATCCTCTCACGCGCCTCTGTTTGCCCAATCAGGCAGAGGCAGGCGAGCGTGTGTGACATGCTCAGAGCCCGAAGGCATGGCGCTGTCTTCCCACATGCGCTAACGAGTCAAACCGCACATCTTCCCTCAACGTATCTGCAAGTGGTGTCGAGCCAGCTCTTGGCCTTACCTCGCACTGCTCTAACTGTGGGCTGCAAAGAGCAGTGTTTAGCGCACCCTTTCTTCTATATTAGCCCATTAGGAGCCACAGGGTGTTCTGCTCTTATAAGCCTATATGCGTGCTCTTGAACATGAGTTGATCTATTGCAGTAGTGGGAAAGGAGGGCCCCAGAGTTCATTAGGCTGCAGCTCAGGAGAGCAGCCGCAGGGAAGTGCGCTTTAGCCAAGTGTTGCCAGGAGGCTGCAAGTCCAATGGGGCCGCTGTTGATGTCCGCGGCATGTTTGCTAACAGCCTGATTCCATCAAGTGGTGTAAAAAGCAGCGCAGCCAAGTGAGAGGGCTGACCCTTGGCCCTTGCCTATTTTTAACAACGCAGCATTTCAGTCAAACGTAGCGAGCAGATGTGGAGTGCAAATGATGCTAATATTCATGCGCTCGTACATTTGGGAGAAAATAAATGATACGAGATGCAAAGCAAAAGAGCACAAGATGTTATCTGACATCCGACTGTTATCTTCTCTTATATGCCCTTTATCTTGAGGGCAAACATCTAAAATGCACTTTCAGTTTCCATCCCTATACTCCCACAACCCTTGTTAATACATCAGAGAAGAGAAACACCAGCAGAAATTAAGCACTCATAAAAAGGAATGAGTAATGAAACTCACTGCATTCCAATGGACATTGAAGAAAAGCTTCACAACAAAAATACtatgaaattgtattttccACAAGATCCTACAGGACAATCTCTTccccattttaaaaatgagaataatGAAGAATAGTATAGGAGGTATTGCACAGTCACTACTCAAATTTCATCATTCAGtatgctgctaaaaatggttcAAAACATGGCACCAGATTCTTAGCACTATCTTGTAGAGCTGTTACCTTGGCACATGGGCTCTATACATAAAATAGAgagttaaacattttcttcattgcAGGGTCCTTCACATTGACTTGACCATATGGACACTGCAGGAGAGAAtcaatgaaataattaaaaggtGTTAAACAGCCGTATGTGGAGAGCAATTTCAGTCATACAGCTGGCAAGGCATTAATTAACCTGTGCAAAAAATAACCACTGAGAAAggaacacagcaaaaaaaacagaggACAAAAGTACAAGAAGGAAGAGAGGCACTGACAAGACAAGACTGGATGTGATTTAACAGGGCAAGAGAGGTGAGGATGAGGACTGAACAGAGCTGAACAAGACTCACTGggacaaaaaaagagcaatgctCAGTGCTCACTTTGAGGGGAAAAAGATCATGTGGCTATAATATTAATCAAACAAGTGGGCTTCTTCTTTTACATGGGAATAATCTGTCCGTTTCACACTTTGTTTATTCTGTTGGATTTTGGATTTTAAAGGCTGTTCTGTGTGTTATCACATTGGTCCATTTTTTACTAACaagctcatcatatagtatgacGTGTTCCAAAAAATTTCAACGTTTACATGTGTTCAGAAAGAGAcgggaaacatttttttctgttattagTTGGTGAAAACTGTCTGTTGTTGTGACCTAGATGGAGATCAGATCACATTTAATGACTAAAATCCAGATAATTCCAAAGGGTGCATAAACTTGCTGTAAAAAGAGCCCTTCATGCTCGTGGTTCGGCACCTGCGGATATGCATATTCACGGATTTCGTTTAATTTTTCCCcaagaattttaaaaaatatttttgctttttaaaacaaatttccccagtttttatgttttgttttgtttttttcatggaaaatgcatgttgatatatatatatatatatatatatatatatatatatatatatttgatttttcTCCCAAATACATTTCAAGCAGCTTcaattatacatattttttcacTGTCCGTGCGCCAGCCCGGTCCCTATCCCCCACCACTGTATACACAAATCCAACTACTTTTTGGTAAAATGCCTCTGAGCAACTTTCACCTTGACCAGAAGCTTTTTGAAGCCAACTTCTGGCATAATTCTGGATGGATATTTAACCGCTCCTCTTGGCAGTATTGGTGGAGTTCATTTTAATTGGTTGGTTGTCTGGCCACGGACGCAGCTCTCAAGCATTGTCCACAAATTGTCAACTAAGTTGAATTTGTACAATACTAATACTGCAACAACTACCAAGTAGTGATTTTGGACTTTTGTAAAGTGCTGTATTTTGTTAAAcgatattaaaatgtaattatgtTCACTTGTTATTCAAACACATGGAATAAAGGAAACAATTGAAAGAACAGAAAACAATGAAAGCGCAGTAGCAAAGAAAATACACACCAACATTAGGAAAGCACACAATGGAGCTTACATGTCTGCAAGCACTGCCACAGCACTTCCCTCGTTGAAGGTGAGCATACTCTGTGAACACCTTGTACCCACTGGAAGGGTCAACATACGTCTGCTTCTTCGCCTGAACAtaaggaacattttttttaattagtccaAGACACAACATGTACACTTAGATATGTCCCATGCAAACAAACGGCATACATATAACTGAAATtaacataaatatacatatatatatatatatatatataaacagatTGTTTTGGGTTAAAGACAGGAGGGTGCTGGGTGACCTTGTGGCATTATGTAAACATATCTTGTATGATACTACAAATTAATTGGCACGTTACATGTGTTATTCATTAGTCAAAAATATGCCATGACCATTATAGACACATTAATTTAACCTACTTAAATTAAGCAGGGAAATTAGTAAAAGCTATATTATATATTCTGACACAATCTCTTGCGTTACGCTCCAGCTGTTCATAGATGCAACCACCTTCTGTGAGTGAAAAACACCAAACTCCTCTGCCATCCCTCAGGAAGTTTTTGAAAATGTCACCTCTCAGTCCGTTTCAAACTGAGAGCCCACTAGTTGGTGAGCTTTGACAGgccacaaagacaaaaaagcCCCAGGCCTTTTGGTGACACAGCCTGTCATTTCACATGGCCACATAGTGAAGCTGGCATAGCTGGGCCCCCCTCTGCATTGTGCTTTTCCCACCCAGGCCCTCACACTCTCCTCGGGTCTTGGCCAACTTGCCTCAACTTCACGGCACagtcaggagcacaatatttacaACAGAGAGGCCTGGAGGCATGCAGATGCACCTATACACGGCCGTCACCACTGCATGCCTCGCTGGCTCTGCTTGATGGCGGAGTAGAGACGAAGTGGAGAAGATGAAggacctgacaaaaaaaaaattaccaccaTCATAAAGCTTGTGCTTAAATGCTGGATGTAAATATTTGACTGGAcccccagatttttttttttccccaattaaaACTAAGTTTCGTACAGGTCAGtttctgttttatttgttttcagtaCATACAGTAcgctatttattatttattttaaaatacaaactgGTGGTAAAGAATTATAGGCTGCCAACACAATCACTCGTGACAGCACTTTTTTGACAATACTTTGTACATGTATCTGTAACAGATGTGATAACCACAGACGTTTCATCAGGCAATATGAaggtttttaaattgaaatttgatgttaataaaatgtattaatgcCTTCAATGCATGTGCAAAAGACGCGTTTATGAACTATCAGACACAAAACATGACAACGTTCAGTGATACTCGACCTGACACGCTTCTGTGTGGAATTTATGAATGAGCAGCTCCTCCTCTGTCAGCTGTGTTCTTCTAGCCTGTTGTGGCTCGGTTCTGCCTGGTTCTGAAGCGTCTTTAAATCCGTCCCTGCCGCAAATTTCTTGGATCGGCGTGCTGGT contains the following coding sequences:
- the c10h1orf53 gene encoding uncharacterized protein C1orf53 homolog, encoding MHCQRYKSRALLSTSSTLLHVQFKEQLGAIMSSYKLHVDGSRRLRTTSTPIQEICGRDGFKDASEPGRTEPQQARRTQLTEEELLIHKFHTEACQAKKQTYVDPSSGYKVFTEYAHLQRGKCCGSACRHCPYGQVNVKDPAMKKMFNSLFYV